The following coding sequences lie in one Vibrio tubiashii ATCC 19109 genomic window:
- a CDS encoding TrbG/VirB9 family P-type conjugative transfer protein, whose product MKKLAALFTLMLATTSIHAAILPTPKPYDYRMTEVLYNPFNVTNIRTGVGTITVIQLEPGEKVINEKNGLMLGDAAAWGFDIINNSIFFKPTVINPDTNLILTTNKGRTYTFDLMVDDYPHFMVKFRYPTPPKKKSEPVKPTVPCFDGTVNYQYEKWGDMEISPTYMWDDGRFTCLKFNEAFELPVIYQVLADGSESLIQYHMSKNTMVVHGVSKEFRLRLGELVLGLHTKRAQTTSHNDKKTSIEGQRVIKHE is encoded by the coding sequence ATGAAAAAACTAGCAGCATTATTTACCCTGATGCTTGCTACCACATCAATTCATGCCGCAATTCTCCCTACACCAAAACCCTACGACTACCGTATGACTGAGGTTTTATACAACCCTTTCAATGTTACAAACATTAGAACCGGAGTTGGAACAATCACAGTGATACAGTTAGAGCCTGGTGAGAAAGTAATCAATGAGAAAAACGGTTTGATGTTAGGTGATGCAGCAGCTTGGGGATTTGACATTATCAATAACAGCATCTTTTTTAAGCCTACTGTTATCAACCCTGATACTAACTTGATTTTAACTACGAATAAGGGGCGAACATATACCTTCGATTTAATGGTAGATGATTACCCTCATTTTATGGTGAAGTTTCGTTACCCAACCCCTCCAAAGAAAAAGAGTGAGCCTGTTAAACCGACAGTTCCTTGTTTTGATGGGACTGTAAATTATCAATACGAAAAGTGGGGCGATATGGAAATATCACCCACTTATATGTGGGATGACGGTCGTTTTACTTGTTTAAAGTTTAATGAAGCGTTTGAACTTCCTGTGATTTACCAAGTGCTCGCTGATGGTTCAGAGTCGTTGATTCAATACCACATGAGCAAAAATACAATGGTTGTTCACGGTGTTTCAAAAGAGTTTCGTTTAAGACTTGGTGAGCTCGTGTTAGGACTGCACACCAAACGCGCCCAAACAACAAGCCATAACGATAAGAAAACCAGTATCGAAGGCCAAAGGGTAATCAAGCATGAATGA